The segment GGGCTTGTCCTTCAATATCTCATTTGCTTTTTGCGGATGATAGTATTTTCTTCTGTAGAGCGCAGAGAGAGGAGTGTCAGGCTATTTTGGTAATTCTTAAAGAATATGAAAAGGTTTCGGGACAGCAGATAAACTTTCAGAAGTCGTCAATTCAGTTCGGACATAAGGTTGATGAGACAACCCGACAAGAGCTTAGGGATATTTTGGGAATTCAAAACCTGGGAGGTATGGGAACATATTTGGGGATCCCAGAAAGTTTAGGAGGCTCTAAGGTTCAAGTATTTGGCTTTATACATGAGAGGTTAAACAACAGAGTAAATGGAtggacttttaaattttttactaaaGGAGGAAAGGAGGTGATTATAAAATCGGTGGTAACTGCTCTTCCCAATCATATTATGTCCTGTTATCGAATACCAAAAACGGTAATGAAAAAGCTCACCAGTGCGGTAgcacaattttggtggagtcctaGTGGTAACACAAAAGGATTACATtggaaatcatgggataagGTTTGTGTACATAAGGATGATGGAGGGCTGGGGTTTAGAGATCTTACGGATGTCAACACAGCCATGCTTGGAAAACAACTATGGAGATTAATAGATAAACCAAATACTCGATTTTCTCGTGTCTTTAAAGGTCGGTATTTTAGGAATGCTTCACCCCTAGAACCGATTAGATCGTACTCGTCCTCCTATGGTTGGCGCAGTATAatctctgctagatctctggttagcaaaggactaatcaaaagggtgggatcagGATCTTCTatatcagtatggaatgatccttggctcccaaccaaccgcccgagaccagcaaataaaaaacaaaatgttcttTTACCCGACCTTACGGTCGACTCTCTCATTATTGCCTCGTCACGAACATGGAACTCACTGGCTTTACAGGAAATAATGGAACCTGCGGATGTTAAGATTGTTGAAAGTATACCTTTAAGTAGGATACAAACAGTAGATCGGGATGGCTGGCACTTtaccaaaaatggaaaatatacagTTAAATCAGGATACCAACTAGAACGGGCGTATCCAGATCGAGGAGGAGGGGCAGTAGAGTTTGGTCCCACGGTTACGGATCTTAAAGCTTATTGCTGGAAGGTGCGTTGTCCACCAAAGATGAAGCACTTTCTATGGCAATTGCTGTCAGGGTGTATAGCAGTTAAAAAGAATCTAAAAGCACGAGGTCTTCAAGGAGATATTGGTTGTGACAGATGTGGAGCAACAGAAGAATCTATAAATCACGTTTTCTTTGAATGCCCACCAGCAGTCCAGGTTTGGGCTCTATCAAGGATTCCTTCGCATCCAGATTATTTTCCAGGACAATCTTTATTTGCGAATATGGATTATCTATTCTGGAGAATCCAGCCAACAATGGAAGATCATCATTTTGCGTGGATACTTTGGTACATATGGAAAGGaagaaataataaagtttttagtaatttggatatgGATCCTAGAGATACTCTTAAACTGGCTATGACTGAGTCTCTACTCTGGAAAGACGCTCAACAAGCAATAACTAAAAATCCGAATCAAGCTGTACAAACAGCTGATGTAGCGCTGCCGATTAGACCGGGACGATGGTGTTTTACGGATGGTTCATGAAAATCAGAAGAGAATTTTTCAGGACAAGGATGGTATAGCACCTTAGAAGGCTTTGAAGGATTATTGGGAGCTAGAAATACAAGGGCTAGTCAATCCCCCTTACACACGGAGGTCGAAGCTCTcatatgggcaatggaatgtatgaggaactTAAGGCAATATAACGTTAcatttgcaacagattgttctcaattggtgaagatggtttcggaaccagaagaatggccggCTTTTTCAACTTACCTAGAAGACATCAGAAGTCTTAAGAGAAGTTTTCACAGCTCGGAGATTATTCATATATCAAGGACGCAAAACAACAAGGCGGATAGTTTAGCACGTGGTGTGAGGCAACAAACGTCGTTTACTGTCCATATGGATACAGAGCtatcagtttggtttacagagtcatCATGAGTCTGTAAtcttgtcgacaaaaaaaaaaaaaaaaatgatgaatctACAAGAAGATGAAGTGATTAAATTATTACAAGTTATAATTGAGCATCAGGGAAAATGGGAAAGATATAGGCTTCTTCAACGCTATTGATACCTACTGGGCTACACCACCAGTCCCTCATTAGTTAGATCAGTGAATGGTTTTTAATCACCATAAATGATCTAAATTTTtcatgtcttttttttgtttcacagCATTACAAATTTACAGTCTACCACCATATTTTTGGCCCAAATAGCAATTATCGATTTTAATATCAGGCCCAATAGTAATATAACCTTGCTTATTTTGGACAGAAAGTCTAAATCTTTTATACAATAAAACAGAAGTAAATTGACAATCCTGTGTTTGACACctgtctttttatatttattcctttttgaaaatattgttcattttaaaaatattggttTCCCCCAGGCCCAATAAAGAGAAGTAAATTGACAATTATCGATTTTAACATCAGGCCCAATAAAGAAATATGTAACTGTATATAGCTGTCATAAACAAACTAGACACCACTTTATTTTTGTGCAAGCCCAACAAGATATAATGTGGTTAATACACGTGACCATTCacctttttaattttgaaataagaGTACAACCGTTTCTACAATAACTATTtcctaattaattttatttacttttttcctCAGCACAATATCTTCCACTTTCTTCTCCACCATCCGTAAATCTTGCCATCAACTTCATATCTTCAACTACCTTTCTTATAAAAGATATGAAAACAAATCGCAGTAAAAGAAATCCAGTTTAGTTTTACCACAGGTTATTAAATCTGCAACTCTAgaatttctttcctttttttctctATATCAAGTTGCAGATTTTAATCTGATTTGTTCCCAGGTATTGCTCTAGCTATGAGCAAGATGAAGCTTGCTTTCACTCCTATTGCTCAGTTACAGGCAGTTACTGAAAACGAAATCTGGAAAATTAAGGTTCGAGTTGCCCGTATGTGGAGATTTCAGAACGGCGATAAGACCGGAGATGTTGGTGGAGTCGATTTAATACTTGTGGATGATAAGGtacatattataattttgaggtgtttatgtttatatgatTTTGATAATTGTTCTATCATGTACTAACAGGGAGATCGTATACAAGCTTGCATTAGAGGAAAATTGATACCCAAGTTCGAAAATGATTTGGGAGAAGGAGAGTGTTGTATTCTGATGAATGTTAAGTTGTCTCCTAATCTCGGGAATTACTGAGGAACTGGACATCCTTTCAAGATATTTTTCACTTGGTCAACATACCTTAAGAAGAATTGCGAGGAGATTCCAAACGATTCACTTCGTTTTGATTGTGTATCTTTTGATGATCTGCTTTCTCAGAATTGTGATGAAAAGGTGTTTGTAGGTATGTGATTTAACCAATAGGTATATAATGATTTTCagattttgttttatgtatttatgaaatcttttttttcttctacagATGTAATTGGAGAAATTGTTGGACCTTGCAATCTCAAAGAAATTACTGTTCGTAATGCTCCATGTAAAATATTGAATCTTCCAACTCAAGAACTGTGGGTTAGTTTTCTTGAAACTTCTAATTATGATTTTAAGTGTATTCATATTGAATCTCTGTTAAAACGTGTGTTTTCTTATGTTGTAGTGATTCAATCATTAATTGTGTATTTTGGGAAAAATATGCTGAAGATATTCATTCGTATGTTCAATCCTTTTCTGGTGGAGCTATTGTTATGCTTTGCAGTCTCATGAGAATTAACATTTATAATGGTAAATCTGCTTTTAATACTACTTTTGAAACAGTCAAAtattaatgtttgtcttttgtttttgtaggaAAATTCACAATTCAAAGTGGGAAATCTTCAACAAAGCTGTTTATTAATTCTGACATTACTGAGATAAATGAATTCAAAGAAAAGTAAGTAGTTCTGTTTActtttcatttcatattttattataattttctatttcaGATTAATAATCAGTTATCTGATTTCATAAAgcttaaattcatttttatgtttgggttttattatattaaatcataattactaaatattttataattactcattaatatatgtgttactaactaaaacactatgataataataattattttatttcgtttgagttcttacatattaattataatttttaaaaatttctttgtacacatatttattatatagaaataaatctaaaaagtcatttaatattcttttttcaattatataaaattaagaattctatttgattaatatttagttatctaatctttatgttttcaacttatatttttaaaaagttcagataacaacacaacatacatataggaattatatttatattttaaaatattttagattttggataaatcttactaatattaattttaatcaattagattaagggtaatatcgatatcaaccactctaacttttaacgtgagaacTCCGTTGAgaaaaattacttcgcaaataatagtatagatatgatattttttttatgctAATGGCAAAGTCCGTACATTGAACTACAGTtttaaatcatcaaaaaaaaaatttgttgtgCACTCACAATCCAGCATCCCGTAACAATTGTATCCGAAAGAACCATATCAatagatacattttttttatcttcacaGCTTCCACAATTTCAGAATGAGGTATATCTCTAATCCAGATTTTGGTTCGGCTTTTTTGGTTTCggtattttggtttataaaaaatatttaccgtattaaaatcatatctatttcggtttggtttatatgccgttggttttttgtttaataccaaaaaactatatatatttttttatatacattttgtaAATTTACTTCTTTAGTTAGATATCGGCTTTGATAACACatgaaaataattagtaaacatattaattaataattatatatttatagaatagAAATAAGAACATAGTACTTCAAACAAAACATATTTGTCAGAAAATGATTTTCGTTTAActtgataaaaatgaaaataacttttaacttaaaacaaaatatttaattactaaaaaaacattttaagtatgaagatcatatcaataaaataattttttatatgttattaattataatatactataatttacatataataatattatatttaaactaaTCAGTTTATTCGATTTAATCCATTTATATACTAGATCATAtccatatataaattaactttaCTATGcagttttcaaatattttttaatttatataatttatttgttataatattaaaaatcatttactaattgtatatgaattttttttaatagtaaagGCAATGCCAAAATACTAGTTAACCTTGCTTATTAACCTTGCTTATTTTGGACAGAAAgtctaaattaaataataactCAACGCCAAAACAATCGAGAACAACAAATCCAAAAGCTTAAAAAGAAAACCAACTAGCCTTGTTTCCAGCCAAGGGTAGAAgcagagatagagagagagagaacacagcttcttctttctttctttctttccctctttcttcttcttcaaagctTCTCTCCCATGTGGATCCAAAAACCTTCACTTCTCCCATTCCCTCACATTTCTAAACCAACATTCTCCTTCTGACACTCACTCACCACCTACAAGACTACAACTTCCACACCAATGCTCTGTTTCCTTCCTGCatactagaaaaaaaaaactccaacCTCACCAGTAATTATGCTGCTTCCACGCTTCTCCACCACCATTAtcctcctctgcctcttcctcttTACACTCCTCGAAGCCACTAATCTCACTCTCCCTCACCAACATCCTTCCCCTGACTCCGTCGCTCTCCACGTCTTAAGGTAAGACAAAATCTCAACATTtctccaagaaaaaaaaacaaagtctcattttttcttctttatctcCACTCTCACAGTACTATCAATGCATCACTCTCACGGAGACAactcagctcctcctcctcctccagttGCCGCACCGGAAACCCAATCGACGACTGCTGGCGCTGCACCTCCTCCGACTGGTCCTCCAACCGCCAACGCCTCGCCGACTGCTCCATCGGCTTCGGCCGTGGCACCCTCGGCGGCAAAAACGGCAAGATCTACGTCGTCACAGACTCCTCCGACAGCAACCCATCAAACCCATCCCCGGGAACCCTCCGCCACGCCGTCATCCAAGAAGAGCCCCTCTGGATCGTCTTCTCCTCCAACATGCTCATCCGCCTCAAACACGAACTCATCATCAACAGCTACAAAACCATCGACGGCCGCGGTTCCGCCGTCCACATCACCGGCAACGGCTGCCTGACCGTCCAGTACGTGCAGCACGTCATCATCCACAACGTCCACATCTACGACTGCAAACCCTCCGGCGGCGCCGTCATCGCCGCGACTCCGACGAAGTCCGGTCGGCGAGGCAGGTCCGACGGCGACGGGATCTCCATCTTCGGGTCCCAGAAGATCTGGATCGACCACTGCTCCATGAGCCACTGCACCGACGGGCTCATCGACGCGGTGATGGGGTCCACGGCGATTACGATCTCGAACAACTACTTCGCGCACCACGACGAGGTGATGCTGTTGGGTCATGACGATAGTTACGGTCCGGACACGGGGATGCAGGTGACGATCGCGTTTAATCATTTCGGACAGGGGCTTGTTCAGAGGATGCCTAGGTGTCGGAGAGGGTATATACATGTGGTGAATAATGATTTCACTTCGTGGAAGATGTATGCGATTGGTGGTAGTGGTAATCCCACGATTAATAGTCAAGGGAATCGTTACATTGCTCCTTCTGATCCTAGCGCCAAAGAGGTAAAAActctttcatttttgtttttaaaattatccaTATCGAAAAATCAATTCCTTTTTTAAAGTAGATTTTGCTTATAATTTGTTTCAGAacattttagggttttagttaGTTTTGTGGAAAGATTTAGGCTTCCTGAGTGACGAGTTAACTTTTTCGAGTAAACCAATGAGGAGCTCTCATTCGTCGATTCTGGTTAGTAAAGATAGTACTCTTATGAATCCAGCTCATCTTTCACATGGACAGTtgtgaattcttttttttaggacgtaggaagaagaaaatatctgaaaatatcgTACACTACAACTACAATGTTTAAGTTtgtatgtaataaaaaaaaggtttgtATGTAATGAAAAGTATACAACACATAGTAAAAGAATCttattttcaaaagatttgGTTCGAAGAGGAGTGTGGGACAGTGATGGGTATGTATAGTGCATGACAGCCATGTGGGCTGCTGCTTCTCACTGTCCACACACTTTTTTCTTCATTACACTTTTTAGCACCACGCTCTATGGCGGAGCGTGAATCATGAAGAATGCTGAATGTGAGAGTTTTTTTGGTTGGAGCAGGTGACGAAGCGGGTGGATTCAAAGGACGATGGAGAGTGGTCGAATTGGAATTGGAGAACGGAAGGAGATCTGATGGAGAACGGAGCTTTCTTTGTGGCGTCTGGTGGAGGAGTGAGCGCATTGTACTCTAAAGCTTCCAGTGTGGAGCCTAAAGCTTCCGCTCTTGTAGACCAACTCACTCGAAACGCTGGCGTTTTTGGCGGTCCCAGGTACTTTTTCTCCTTTACTTTTTATgtacaaaacatttttttaagttGATGCATGATTTAATGTTGGTATATAATTAAGATTAGTTGTGAAAGCGCGTGATTAACGCATTGATTTGCTAACGTTGTCAAGTAATCAACATAAGAACTgtattttttactatttttgttGTTGGTGTTTGTGTGTTTAGTTTAGCTCTTTCCTTTGGAATCTACATATCATTAATAATCATAGTGatacatactccctctgtttttaaaagattcatgttttagaaaaaaaatttgtttcaaaaagatacattttctacattttcaagacattaattaatgaaaaattgtatatttccaaaaatataattgtatttattaaaatcttattggttcaaaattttggggaattgttaattaataaaaacaatgcattggtaactaaaattttatgtttttcttaataagtgtgaaaaatctaaaacatggaTCTTATAGAAACAGAGGGTGTATAGTTTTGTAGGTTAAGCTAATAAGTGATCTATTGGCAAAAGTCAGTCTAAGAATAATAGGATAAAAAAACTGGTCCTTTCTCTTTTGAAATTCTAAACTACATTTTCATGTACGATTATTCCTTAAAATAGTGAGACTGAATATAGTCAGTTGAATTAAGGGTAATTATGCTAACAACTTAACCAACTCATaggttttggtaaaaaaaaaagtagtttaTTGAGAATAGTACTATTATTCAGGCTTTAGAATTTGGCAGTATTCCAGAATTCAAGTAGATGCACGTGATCGTCTGCGCAGAGAACCGACCAACTTGACTAGTGTCTGAATTAAACCCCACTTgccattttttatattttaattattttagactATACTCTTTCAAGTTTTTGTTTGTCCATTTGGAATATGGGCGGTCTAAGTGtgtcataattaaaaaatttaattaacgTATTGTTGATGCATCTACATTTTTGATTCATGACATGTCAACATTTTGTCCCCTAGTCAGTTTATAATACGAAAAGGCCAATAATTTTTTGGGAGTTAATGATGCAATTATGATGGGGAAAATGTAGTTAAGAGAGATGGGACCCTTACGTAGAAAAGGATGATTCCTTTTTAATCGCATTCATGTATCCTTTTGACTTTGTTTCTGTATGTTTGGATTTAGCATGATGCGGTCGATTTTATTACGCATAATAACTTAGAATGAAATTTTTTGGGGGAAGCAGGGATGATCAAGGTCAGAGTGGCGATTCTTATTCTGGTtatggaggtggaggtggaggtggaggtggaggtggtgttggtggtggtggtggtggtggtggtggtggtggtggtggtgaaggCGGCAGCAGCGGCAGCAATGGAGGAACCAGTGCTATTGGCGGAACAACGAGAGGAAGTAGCACCGGCAGCAGCGATGACAACAATGTCTTCGGATGATCTTCGGAAGCGATGCACCGCCTCGACCACGTTTAACGTGTGTGTTTTCTTTGATAATGATTTGTGTTTTGTCATTATCAACTCTATTATTGTTGTAGTCCGCAAGGATAACTAATAGGATTTGGACCCTTCAATTGATTGATTGGTTGTTGGCTTGTTGGTGTACAGTTTCtctccattatttttttttttgggttcacAACATTACAAAACTAGAATGAAATGTGACGGGTGAGGGGTAACATCAAAGACGAACTTTGTCTCCTCATCAAGTCAAATGCAATGGTTCAAGTTGTAGCATCTTCATCTATCTGTGACTCCACTATCTTATACGCTTttcattttcgaaaaaaaaaagcttttcattttctttttcttttttgaaaatgaaaatgtgCTTTTCATTTTCTTCCACAAGTATAAAGTGTTGTGTGTAAGCTGTAAAGCGTTGTTATGAGGTTCTTGTCAATTAAAATTTGTACATCAGTACATGGTTTAAATCTCTTTAAAAAACATAATGCAATATCGACTAAACTAAAGTGGTGGAGGTTCAATGGTAAAGGTTTATTTGGACAGGTTAGAAACAAAATTGTTGTTTATACTTGAGGTTTTATTGAAATACTTGGTATGGAACTAGTCGTCGGCACTATACACCACACCACGACAGcacggttataaaaaaaaaaactcgagcATTAATATAGTATATGCTTGTAAAGTGTAAacccctttttttttgtaacacgtAAAGTGTAAAGTGTAAACCCTTAATTGCTACCAAGTTATGTGGAAGCAGCAGTGAACAGTACTAAACTTATCTTCTATGACATGATCTGGTC is part of the Raphanus sativus cultivar WK10039 chromosome 5, ASM80110v3, whole genome shotgun sequence genome and harbors:
- the LOC108862763 gene encoding probable pectate lyase 13; protein product: MLLPRFSTTIILLCLFLFTLLEATNLTLPHQHPSPDSVALHVLSTINASLSRRQLSSSSSSSCRTGNPIDDCWRCTSSDWSSNRQRLADCSIGFGRGTLGGKNGKIYVVTDSSDSNPSNPSPGTLRHAVIQEEPLWIVFSSNMLIRLKHELIINSYKTIDGRGSAVHITGNGCLTVQYVQHVIIHNVHIYDCKPSGGAVIAATPTKSGRRGRSDGDGISIFGSQKIWIDHCSMSHCTDGLIDAVMGSTAITISNNYFAHHDEVMLLGHDDSYGPDTGMQVTIAFNHFGQGLVQRMPRCRRGYIHVVNNDFTSWKMYAIGGSGNPTINSQGNRYIAPSDPSAKEVTKRVDSKDDGEWSNWNWRTEGDLMENGAFFVASGGGVSALYSKASSVEPKASALVDQLTRNAGVFGGPRDDQGQSGDSYSGYGGGGGGGGGGGVGGGGGGGGGGGGGEGGSSGSNGGTSAIGGTTRGSSTGSSDDNNVFG